GGCTCTGCCGCCGGTGGCCGCGCTGGCCGACGGCGTGCGGGCCATGCACGTCACCGGCCCCAGCCGGGGGAAGCCGTTCGTCTTGGGGCTCATCGGCGCGAGCCCGTCCGCCGTGGCGCTGGATGAAGCCCTCTGCGCCGTACTGGGCCTGGCTCCCGACGCGACGCCGCTGGGCGCGGCTCTGGAGCGGCGCAAGGCCGAAGGCTGCGGCGCGGCCGGTTGGCGCGCCGCATACGTGCTGCAACGGCCTGAAGATTTTAACGCGCGTGACTTTGAGTTGCCGCGCGAATTGGCCCACACCTCGTTTCATCCCGCGCGCTTTGTAAAAAGCTGCGTCCGCCGCCTGTGGGCGGCGTGCAAACCCTGAAGGAGACAGTCATGCCCGCCATTCTGCCCGGACAGACCGACATTTACGCCCTGACCGATTCGCGCCTTTCCCTGGGCCGCCCTCTGGCCGTGGTGGCCGGGGCCCTGCTGGACGCCGGGGTGCGCATCCTGCAATACCGGGAAAAAAAGTTCAAAGCCGGCAAGATGCTTGAAGAATGCCGCCTGCTGCGCCGCCTGACCGAAAAGGCCGGGGCCTGCTTCATCGTCAACGACCACATCGACATTGCCATGCTGGTGGGGGCCGACGGCGTGCACATCGGACAGGAGGACCTGCCCGTGCCGGAGGTGCGCCGTCTGGTGGGGCCGGACATGCTCATCGGCCTGTCCACCCATTCGCCGGAACAGGCTGTGGCCGCCGTGAACGCGGGCGCGGACTACATCGGAGTGGGGCCCATTTTCGCCACCCAGACCAAG
Above is a window of Desulfovibrio porci DNA encoding:
- the thiE gene encoding thiamine phosphate synthase, translating into MPAILPGQTDIYALTDSRLSLGRPLAVVAGALLDAGVRILQYREKKFKAGKMLEECRLLRRLTEKAGACFIVNDHIDIAMLVGADGVHIGQEDLPVPEVRRLVGPDMLIGLSTHSPEQAVAAVNAGADYIGVGPIFATQTKEDVVDPVGFDYLDWVARNIELPFVAIGGIKAHNIAEVARHGARCCALVSELVGARDIPAQVEAVRLAMRQGLGQ